CttttctgtccatccatccatccatcttcaaactgcttatccttcATACGCGGCCGCTTTTCTctgtcaaatgaaaagaaagtgaGTTCAGATCAGAGGAACCCTTCAATCCGGGTTCCTCCCCCGGCGGTCGATTGCGTAAGTAATTTGTTCAACAACTCGCGGTGAGCAAAACCACCAGCGAGCGGCACCTGTTTGACCACTTTGTCGCTGTTTCGGCTCCACCCATTGTGGTCGGTGGTGATGTGccgttcgtgaacgattcgttcattttgaacggatccttacaaggactcgggAGTAACGAGTCTTCTCAAAGAGAGATCcgttcattttctcgtggctGCGCTTTGGGACTGTTGCAGAGGCTCAGTCAAGGAAACAGATATGATTCGTTCATTTCCCGACTGGGTTTTCGGGTACGAGTCTTTGAATCATTTTTCACGGGACCTGCATAGGTTCAGAAGAGGAAACATGAAGGATTTGTTTACCTCGTTCACTTTCGCGTGACTAGGTTAAGTAAGACGTGAATGATATTAATTCACTAGTAATAATTGCAGGTTTTGTTATTGTAACTTGTTTGTACTTAGTTCAGTGCAGCGTAATTGTTGCTAGTGCTAGCGTGATAATAAATGACcatttcaaataatccaaactatcatgatacattatttcaatgcaggaatttattttaaattagtaTCTGCTGGTTTACATGCACTAACCTACATGAGAATATGAAATGTGTTTGCAGTGGACGTATTTAAGACAGGGAATTGgctatttgttcattttactgaacgaaattcaaagaaccgagtcagTAAAATGATCCGATCTTCCCATCCCTTCCCATCGGTGTTACGTgcctaatgtttttttttgaccTACTGGTATGAAGCAGCTTCTTTCTCCCTCGGTcgcctgattcgtcacacattcacaaacatatcgCTGGAAATCTTCAAAATGCATCACTGCATCAATaacgattgtataagtgagcactacaCTACTGCCGCATATGAATAaacatattaaagaaaacatttccagCAATATGTTTGTAAATATGTGACGAATCGGGCGACCGAGTGAGATCATACCTGCTGCTGTTAAGTAAACAACGACGCCCAAGCGGAGGCAAACTAGTATGTTCAAAAGCCGGTTGGGACGCAACACCGGTGGTGCGTTTATTTAAGCATCGGTCAGCCGCTCATCGCTGCTCATTGTAGAGAAAAGACACCGGCGCGGGTGTCGGTAGTGGTCGTGTGAGGGCATCATGGACAACGTGAAACTCTGTCTGCAGGGAGTGGAGCTCGATCGCCGGACGGCGGCTCTGCTGACGGGTGCCGCGTGCGGGGCTGGAGCTCTGGTGGTGGCGGTGCTGCTGAAGGTCCAAACGCACCGGGAGGCGCAGGAGAAGATCCGGAGGGCGAGGGGCCGGAGAGCCGACAGCCTGCAGCGGGCCGAGCAGGCCGTGCGGCGGTACAAGAAGTCGGTGAGAGTTGAGAGCTCGCGGCCCGTCAGGAGGGGAAAGTTGTTATAACAACGCTTTGAGTGTCCTTTGTTTGTGCGCGGGGGACAGACATGTCAGAGGACATGGGGAATGTTATAAGCGCTTGTGACTATGGAGCAAAGGCCAGGTCGaacgttttgatcatttgaaaagcaAATGCGAACCTGAAAGTGTTTAACTTGTGGTCTTGagcattgaaaaatacaacaatgtattcaaaaccCAAAAAGTATTGTCTGGTTCAATATTGTTTTGattcatttctttaatatttttgaatagagtatatttttttcaatcctCACATATTTTTTATATCCGCTGTATTATATCTTTTGATTGcacattttatgttttcagattcaaatttTATTCAGATTATATTTTCAAGTTTCAggtcttttttttcacttttgacCCTCAACTGagaggggcgtgtcatcatgagtgAGCCTTATGAATCAACCCTTTCTATACACTATATTAAGATTTGATGTAAAACCATTGACGCCAGTGACAATGCCATGGTTCGTAGAATAAGACCAATCAAATTGTACCATTCATCAACCACACATAAATCTCTCAAGTTTCGCACTTCCACAAATaacttaaaaatataataaCGCAGTGCAGCATCCGTGCGATTGCATAAGAGTTCGGTCAAGTTggaaagatattcacagattcggacTTTCCGCTTCAAAAGCTTGTCAAGCAAAGCGTAACGGCACGTGAGAGTCCATTCTCATTGTTTACGTTACTTTTGGACCTGGTGTCGCTGTGCATAACATTACCCGTAGATTACCATAGATTATGCTTTGCTTCTTTACCTATTAACATATGAGGGCACCCAATGCCTCAAAATACAAAAACGCTTGTCAAAATTTAGCTTGGTTTCTTGCaaatcttgatttttttttttgcatccctGTTTTTCATCTGTTTAGAACTTTCAGCTCATTTTGAAAAGGGATTATTGCATGTGTGAATTCCTTTatagctttgtttgtgtgtgtgtgtgtgtgtgtgtgtggcctacAGCATCCAGGAGTCGACTCTGCCTTCATCTTGGCAAAGTCTCTGTCCGAGCTGACAAACGACCTGCAGGACGGCTCGCTGAGCCCTGAAGACGTGTTTTACTCTTACATGGAAAAGGTTGAAAACCCAAATAACACCTTCCATGTTTCACACACTTTCCCAGAACAATCACGTATAGAAATATATGCAGAGCTGTGCTATAAATAAAGTTTGTCATTAAATAACTAACTTTACAAGGGACTCGTAAAAATGTCCTTGgtttcacttttctttcctggttttgttgccttttttcAAACCCttatgtgtgtttctttttccgTATTCTCCCACAGACTCTGGATGTGAACAAAGATGTCAACTGCTGCACAGGAATCTTGTTGGAGAGCTTTGAGGACCTGAAAACTGTTGCTTCCAAGAAGGAAGGTCTCTTGTACGGAGTTCCAGTTAGCATCAAAGAAAACTACGCGTACAAGGTATTTTGTAGTTGTTTATTGCGACTTCAGGTAGATGGATAGAAGTCATTCTACTGACCCTGAATGGTACACGTGTTAGCATCATGTGTGCAGCCAGAACATAGATACACCTACATTAAACAACATGCATACAATAAAGAGAGACatggaaatgaagaaaatattatTGTGTGTCATATCAGagcatttaaatgaaatgtattacaCAAAGTCCTATTTAAAAAGTCTCCATAGCAAGATGATATTCAAACAATTGTATACGCCTCTCTCACAAATCCTCAAAAACACTATCAGCTTTTGTCATAGGTCACTTCTATAAACCTCCAGTTGTGCGTCGTTTGTGCAGAGTACACAGTGCGTTGTTGAGCAATGGATTTtacttcgcctttttttcgccTCCAAGTGTCCGGTTAACTATTAGAGAAAAGGATAAGGAGATGGTGAACAATTATGCAGCAGTTTGGTACACATTAACCGTTGcctgttgtttgttttacaccCCCAGAATCACGACTCCTCTTGCGGCGTCGTCGTTAATCTGGAGCGGCCTGACCAGAAGGACAGCGTGATCGTGGAGGTCCTGAAGAGACAAGGAGCAATTCCCTTTGTGAAAACCAACTTGCCCCAAGCGCTGTTGAAGTAAATCACTTTCTTAAAAACACCGGCGGCACCAATGGCTGTGATGATCGTCGCTGATCTCCTCGTTTCTTTCTCTTGACGGTTTTTCATTTCTTAGTTACGACTGCGGAAACCCCATCTACGGGCAGACGCTGCACCCCAACAACCTCCGGAAGACCCCCGGGGGCTCttccggaggggagggggctctggtgaggggggggggctcggtgCTCGGCTTCGGCAGTGACGTCGGGGGGAGCATCCGCATCCCCGCCTCGTTCTGTGGGATCTGCGGCTTGAAGCCAACGGCGGGTCGGCTAAGGTGAGCGTCTCCCATTCGGTCGGCGACGTCGTGACATTTTTCTGCTACTGTTTAACGCGCGTTTCGTTTTTGAACAATGTTATTTCTCCGTGTCTTGTTAGCTCCAAGGGTTTGAAACCCATCTTTCGAGGGCAGAAATCGGGTAAGTTACAGGTGCGCCGTCCTTGGCTACTTGCCGCATTGTGCtgtctgaccttttttttttcgcctTCTTATGAAATTAGTGCTGTCGTCTCCGGGGCCGATGGCGAGGGACGTGGACGCCGTGGCCCTCGCCATGCAGGCTCTGCTCTGCGACCACATGTTTGCTTTGGACCCCACGGTTCCACCCATTCCTTTTGACATGCAGGTAAGTccactgcagaaaaaaaaacctaaacgTCGTAAGTGACATTCTGACTTGTTTCTCAGCCAAGAAAAACTCTGTAACCTTCTGTAACAACGGACACAACCGAGGGAGCTGGTTTGTAATCTTTTCAGTACGTCAACAAACTCCTGACTTTGGCAACATATTTGTTTTCGCCTTCTGTTTCAAATACCTCGGATGTAGACGATCGTCTTTGGCAACACACGATTAAACATTGACGCGCAtaatcagatgacccagaacgcCATGTGCCGCTCCGTGGAAGAGCACAGACTCTCTGTCGTACTAAGGTGGAAcgttattgcagtttttccaacaaacgTGATCACGGGTGTCTTCATGAGGACAATGATAAGGCTGACCTTTTTATGGTACTCGTGCTATTTATAACAGGAAATGCTTGATgacctttgtttttttgggggggggggggcatgcccATGTCAGAGGGGTCGGGAGGTTTGTTTGGATTGTTATATCAGAGATGTAGCCTAGTGCCAGTACTACAAAAAGAGAtgatacaaaaaaacacttggCTGATAGTCGTTGATCCAGAACAGGGATTCTGGTCTTATTACATCAGTTTCACAGAGTCAGGAAAGGAAGAAAACTCCCTTGAGTTTTGCTGCCTGTTGTTTGTGAACAGGTCTCTCTGGGGGAACGTGTGCTGTCATGAGTCGGATTCACCTAAACAATGTACAAACATTTtacgcttcttcttcttcctgcaaatatttatatagtaattaggggtgtaacgattcaatttaacaacgattcgattcgaatcgcgattcatggttgccgattcgattcatggacgatatgggttaatttagaacgattcgattcgattcagtgacttgaaatcgattcagtaactttactggacagtgcaggcaaagtttctgagatccctgcgttttcttgttttcttgtaatcaggtttaaattaattatggatattataaacaagcaaacaacaattgatggcaaatatattgaccttttattgtgcaaccattttcaatgtaaacattacacaataattgtatgtattgaccttttattgtgcaaccattttcaatgtaaacattacacaataattgtatgtattgaccttttattgtgcaaccattttcaatgtaaacattacacaataattgtatgtattgaccttttattgtgcaaccattttcaatgtaaacattacacaataattacacaatgtttggatcaatttggatcaattcacagaaccccggattttcaaccacattgtagggtcgcatttctttacagataaacttggcaattgttactgtgatgttgagttttgtgctggcgaggcctgaggagtctgcagagagttacctgctgctgctgcagaggtgcctgactgtcggcgttgtttaatcccacggcgccttagtagatggccggaaagattcgtcgtgtttctgtgttttttttatttggcttctacatattctacaaacagcgaccgacttatttagaacacccgcgtgtttgcaaaagcccaaatgtttccacacgctggatcgatatgttggtttgtaaatgtctcgctcgcagtcgtctcctccacgctgtgttttgttgttgttcagagtttcgcgcggctgccgctgcgtactgatgacgtcacagacaggcagactgaatccagtaacgtttaacgtgtctaaagtgctaaaaaaacagacaaacaaacacacatccacaccgtttttgtacttaaatccaatgtgcagtttccaagaatcgatacaaatcgatgaggtaccatttcaatcgatttgtaatcaatatatgtcgtccggaatgccgatttgcggagcacagatcgattcagcaggaatataaatcgattaatcgattcagtggatgaatcgttacacccatAATAGTAatgtataaaaatgaaaatgtctcgtCCTCAGATGTACCAGAGCTCCGAACCTCTCAGGATCGGTTTCCTAGAAGACGACGGCTACACGCAACCGTCCCCAAGCATGGCCCGAGGAGTCCGCGAGGTCAAAGCTCTGTTGGAGCAAGCGGGGCAcactgtgagacacacacacacacacacctatatgCTCCACGGCCACAACACTGTGTGCTTTGGAGCTTTTTGTGTTTAATGCAGGTACTTTTGTGCCTCTCTGTGCCCGTAGTTGGTGCCCTACACTCCTCTGAAGATCACTTACGCTGTAACTGAACTTCTCGTCAAGGGTTTACTGGCAGACGGAGCAAACCGCTTGGTTCAAAAACTGTGAGTTGAGGTCCTCTTTGGGATGCCGGTTATTTCATGAGCGTAGTCCTAATTTATTtgataagtgttttttttttagacctgTTGTGCAAAACACAAGTTGCCTTTCGAACGCATCACAAGCCGTGAGGATTGTCGTCTCATATGAGCACATGAAGATAAATAATTGGTTGCAACAAGTTGAACTAATTAAAGGAGCAGCTGTCAGATCTCAAACAGTGGAAAATGTCTTTGCGCTTTATATTCTCCCCGATTTTGTGGGATCGCATTTTTGGTGGAAAATGATCGCAGTCATCTCAAATAATTGCGACAAGGCGTTCATGTAATAACGGCGAGCGGCCCAGTTAAGCCGTGTTTACTAAAGCTTTGTGCCATTCG
This Gasterosteus aculeatus chromosome 8, fGasAcu3.hap1.1, whole genome shotgun sequence DNA region includes the following protein-coding sequences:
- the faah gene encoding fatty-acid amide hydrolase 1 — protein: MDNVKLCLQGVELDRRTAALLTGAACGAGALVVAVLLKVQTHREAQEKIRRARGRRADSLQRAEQAVRRYKKSHPGVDSAFILAKSLSELTNDLQDGSLSPEDVFYSYMEKTLDVNKDVNCCTGILLESFEDLKTVASKKEGLLYGVPVSIKENYAYKNHDSSCGVVVNLERPDQKDSVIVEVLKRQGAIPFVKTNLPQALLNYDCGNPIYGQTLHPNNLRKTPGGSSGGEGALVRGGGSVLGFGSDVGGSIRIPASFCGICGLKPTAGRLSSKGLKPIFRGQKSVLSSPGPMARDVDAVALAMQALLCDHMFALDPTVPPIPFDMQMYQSSEPLRIGFLEDDGYTQPSPSMARGVREVKALLEQAGHTLVPYTPLKITYAVTELLVKGLLADGANRLVQKLEGGPLDPCLREQVMPYYLPNWLKKTLSFLLKPVFPRGAAVLRSLCGVGSVENLWKQHADVEDYIGETIAEWRRLNIDVLLCPVIGPAFNFFYCGKLSSALSYTALYNLLTFPAGVVPVSTVTAGDEEELGRYEGHHQDHWDKLLKQAVGGSEGLPVAVQCVALPWQDELCLRFMKEVERLVQQSRK